Sequence from the Pseudophaeobacter arcticus DSM 23566 genome:
CTCCATGCCGCCCTACCTTTATCGCGTTGATCTTGAAATACTATCTTCTGGGACAGCTTCTGGAGAGTTCAAACCAGCCTCGCGTGTCTCCCCCTCACTCTTGCGGTGACTTTCCTTCGGGAGCAAGAGATATTCCCGCCAGATCCGCACGCAAGCGCAGATCCTGTCGGACCCAGCAGTGGCTCGGAAAGGATCTGCGGTGGCTTGACGACACCGCAGGAAAAATCAGTATCCGTCCCAGCGAAAGGCACCATTGTCGGCCAGCGGTGAAAACGGGTTATGCGCCACTTCCCAGATATGGCCATCGGGTGCTCTGAAATAGCCGATATAGCCCCCCCAAAACACCTCGCCGCCTGGGCGCAGGATTTCCCCGCCAGCCTCCCTGGCAAGCGCCAGCATATCATCCACCTCTTCGCGGCTGCGGGTATTGTAGCTCAGCGTCAT
This genomic interval carries:
- a CDS encoding VOC family protein; amino-acid sequence: MEQRVSLITLGVPDIEQAAAFYAALGWQAVESPDGVVAFDLISQTLGLYPLDKLAEDIGLPVEALGTGAMTLSYNTRSREEVDDMLALAREAGGEILRPGGEVFWGGYIGYFRAPDGHIWEVAHNPFSPLADNGAFRWDGY